The Armatimonadota bacterium genome includes a window with the following:
- a CDS encoding SUF system NifU family Fe-S cluster assembly protein gives MLDDLYREIILDHYTRPRNRGRLEPADIVIEGANPSCGDEISIYARVEDGVVQDIRFEGRGCSISQASASMMTERVRGKSLEEVKALIEEFKGMMQGGPAEEDRLGELVALQGVRRFPVRVKCATLAWVALQQGVREYESGRRAVVTASTEDEL, from the coding sequence ATGCTGGACGATCTGTACCGGGAGATCATCCTCGACCACTACACCCGACCCCGGAACCGGGGACGGCTGGAACCCGCGGACATCGTCATCGAGGGAGCCAACCCCTCCTGCGGGGATGAAATCAGCATCTACGCCCGGGTGGAGGACGGGGTGGTCCAGGACATCCGGTTCGAGGGGCGGGGGTGTTCCATCAGCCAGGCCTCTGCCTCCATGATGACGGAGCGGGTCCGGGGCAAGTCCCTGGAGGAGGTGAAAGCCCTCATCGAGGAGTTCAAAGGGATGATGCAGGGTGGACCTGCGGAGGAAGACCGCCTGGGGGAGCTCGTGGCGTTGCAGGGGGTTCGGAGGTTCCCGGTGCGGGTGAAGTGCGCCACCCTAGCCTGGGTGGCCCTGCAGCAGGGCGTGCGGGAGTACGAGTCTGGAAGGCGCGCGGTGGTCACCGCGTCCACGGAGGACGAGCTGTAA
- a CDS encoding cysteine desulfurase, whose amino-acid sequence MPLPADVRKDFPLLQRELDGKPLVYLDSAATSQKPRVVLEALVEYYRTYNANVHRGLYRIAEQATLAYEEARAKVAAFVGARPEEVVFVRGTTEGINLVAYAYGRAYVREGDEILTTEMEHHSNLVPWQLLAQERGACLRVLPLREDGTLDLEQLDRLLTERTRIVAVTHQSNVLGTINPIRAIVDRAHAVGAVVVVDGAQSVPHMPVDVRELGCDFLAFSGHKMCGPTGIGVLWGRLDLLEAMPPFHGGGEMIERVELERSTYKPPPHRFEAGTPNIADAIALGVAVDYLRGIGMEAIRAHEKHLVRCALAQLAEVEGVRIYGPRDPEIRGGAVAFTLEGVHPHDVAQVLDSEAICVRAGHHCAQPLHRKLGIQSTTRASVYLYNTPEDVDALVRGLEKVKAFFGLRRS is encoded by the coding sequence AAGCCCCTGGTGTACCTGGACAGCGCCGCCACCTCCCAAAAACCCCGGGTGGTTCTGGAAGCCCTGGTGGAGTACTACCGCACCTACAATGCGAACGTCCACCGGGGCCTGTACCGCATCGCGGAGCAGGCCACTCTGGCGTACGAGGAAGCACGCGCCAAGGTGGCGGCCTTCGTGGGTGCGCGTCCCGAAGAAGTGGTCTTCGTGCGAGGGACCACGGAGGGGATCAACCTGGTGGCGTATGCCTACGGCCGGGCTTACGTGCGGGAGGGGGACGAGATCCTCACGACGGAGATGGAGCACCACAGCAACCTGGTGCCCTGGCAGCTGCTGGCCCAGGAGCGGGGTGCGTGTCTGCGCGTTCTGCCCCTCCGGGAGGACGGGACCCTCGACCTAGAGCAGCTGGATCGCCTGCTCACGGAGCGTACCCGAATCGTGGCCGTCACCCATCAGTCTAATGTGCTGGGCACCATCAATCCCATCCGCGCCATTGTGGATCGGGCCCACGCGGTGGGAGCCGTGGTGGTGGTGGACGGAGCGCAGAGTGTGCCCCACATGCCCGTGGACGTGCGGGAACTCGGATGCGACTTTTTGGCCTTCAGTGGGCACAAGATGTGCGGTCCGACGGGGATTGGGGTGCTGTGGGGCCGCCTGGACCTGTTGGAGGCCATGCCGCCCTTCCACGGCGGAGGGGAGATGATCGAACGGGTAGAGCTGGAGCGCTCCACCTACAAACCCCCGCCCCACCGGTTCGAGGCGGGGACTCCGAACATCGCGGACGCCATCGCCCTGGGGGTGGCTGTGGATTACCTGCGGGGGATTGGCATGGAGGCCATTCGGGCCCACGAGAAGCACCTGGTGCGATGTGCGCTCGCGCAGCTCGCGGAGGTGGAGGGCGTGCGCATCTATGGGCCTCGGGATCCGGAGATCCGCGGGGGAGCGGTGGCCTTTACCTTGGAAGGGGTACATCCCCACGACGTGGCCCAGGTGCTCGATAGCGAGGCCATCTGTGTCCGGGCGGGCCATCACTGTGCCCAGCCCCTGCACCGGAAGCTCGGGATCCAGAGCACCACCCGGGCCAGCGTCTACCTGTACAACACGCCGGAGGATGTGGACGCCCTGGTACGGGGATTGGAGAAAGTCAAGGCCTTCTTCGGCCTCCGGCGGTCGTAG